The DNA sequence GAACAGATTTTACACATAaagaaataagtatatttgttaaaaaacaaaatcatgacCCACATGCGCTGTAACAACCCTCATTGGTTTCATTGTTCTCTTCATTCAGAGATTCTTCCTCGGTGCCAGCCAAAACTCAAATTGAATTTACAAAAGaagttccagtgtgtgtttgaggggatcGCTAAAGCAGGAAACGAGACCCTTCTGAATGACATCTACACAGAGATCTACATCATAGAGGGAGGGAATGCAGAGGTCAATAAGGAACATGAGGTCAGGCAGATTGAAACAGCATccaggaaaccagacagaccagaaacaagaatcagacaagaagacatctttaaagccttacCTGGAAGAGCtaaaccaatcagaacagtgctgacaatgggagtggctggcattgggaaaacagtcttaacacagaagttcactctggactgggctgaagacaaaaccaaccaggacatccacttcatatttccattcactttcagagagctgaatgCGCTGAAAGAGAAAACGTTCAGCTTGGTGGAACTTGTTCATCGCTTCTTTCCTGAAACCAAAGAAgcaggaatctgcaggtttgaagaGTTCCACGTTGTGTTGATCTTTGACGGTCTGGATGAGCGTCGACTTCCtctggacttccacaacactgaggtcctgactgatgtcacagagtccacctcagtggatgtgctgctgacaaacctcatcagggggaaactgcttccctctgctcgcctctggataaccacacgacctgcagcagccaacCAGATCAATACTGACTGTGTTGACATGgagacagaggtcagagggttcactgacccacagaaggaggagtacttcaggaagagattcagagatgaggagcaggccggcagaatcatctcccacatcaagacatcacaaagcctccacatcatgtgccacatcccagtcttctgctggatctctgctacagttctggagaagctgatgaaaacCAGAGAAGAAAGTGAGCTacccaagaccctgactgagatgtacatTGAATTCCTGGTGGTTCAGATCAAGCTGAAGAACGTCAAGTATGATGGTGGATCTGAGAGAGATCCACACTGGAGTAAAGAGAGCAGGAAGATGATTGAgtctctgggaaaactggcttttgatcagctgcagaaaggaaacctgatctTCTATAACTCAGACCTGAAAGAGTGTGGCTTCGATATCACAGCAGCCTCAAAGTATTCAGGAGTTTTCACCCAGGTCTTTAGAGAGGAGAGTGTACTGTACCAGGACAGGGTGTTCTGCTTCAtccatctgagtgttcaggagtttctggctgctcttcatgtccaACTGACCTTCATCAACTCTGCAGTCAATCTGATGGCAGAAAAACAATCAACCTCCCGACTGTCCAAACTCCTCAGAAAGAGACTGAAACCAAGACATCTCTACCAGAGTGCTGTAGACAAGGCCTTACAGAGTCCAAATGGACATCTTGACTtgttcctccgcttcctcctgggtctttcACTGGAGACCAATCAAAGACTCCTACAAGAtctgctgacacagacaggaagtggctCACAGACCAATATGGAAACAGCCCAGtacatcaagaagaagatcagtgaggatctgtctgcagagagaagcatcaacctgttccactgtctgaatgaactgaatgatcgttctctagtggaggagatccaacagtccctgagatcaggaagtctctccacagatgaactgtctcctgctcagtggtcagctctggtcttcatcttactgtcatcaCAAACAGATCTGGATGTAtttgacctgaagaaatactctgcttcagaggaggctcttctgaggctgctgccagtggtcaaagcctccaacaaagctctgtGAGTGGATATATGGACAATgttaaactgtatttaaatCCATACATgacaagtaaaacattttgttattgTTCATCTCTCATGCTCCCCAGGCTGAATAACTGTAACCTCTCAGAGgaaagctgtgaagctctgtcctcagtcctcagctcccagtcctccaGTCTGAGAGATCTAGACCTGAGTAGCAATAACCTGCAGGATTCTGGAGTGCAGCAGCTGGCTTTTGAACTGAGGAGTCCAAACTGTACACTGAAAACTTTCAGGTCAGAATTAAACTTCTTCTAAAGTATCACACTGGTTTTGAAGAGCCACTTCCTTTAGGTCATCTTCAGTTACATTGAAATAGAAAAATCTCAAATCTACCTGCCCATCtttggcttgtttgtttgtgttatttgtcactagcaaactgaaaaacaagacacagatgattatcaaattacattttaaacacagtAATTTCAATCATGTACATCTCTTTTTAAGCTGACTGTCAAACACAAATCTGCACAGACAAATGTCTCttagctaaaaataaaaaaaaataaaactaacatgCTCAAATAGGAAATTtggaacattaaaaacatgtccAAACAAGTTTAATATTTAAACCAATGCTCATGAATGTGTACATTTCTTTTAAGGGtaacttctctttttttcagttttatggaAAGACAAATATCTCAGGTCTAAATGCTTTTGGGGGGCTCTTTGTTTCATTTGTCATTAGCACACTGAAAGAAAAATCACaggtaataatttaattaaatttgaaaACCCAGAAATTTTAATCATGTACATCTCTGTTAAAGCTGACTGCACGGACAAATTTctcttagctaaaaaaaaaaatagcatgctAATAGGAAATATTATATCATTGGAATAATGTATTtcaatcacattaaatattaaaaccaaTGCTGATGAATGTGTACATGTCTTTACAGATTAACTGACTGTAACctgtcagagagaagctgtgaagctctgtcctcagtcctcagctcccagtcctctagtctgagagacctggacctgagtaacaataacctgcaggattcaggagtgaaacAGCTGTCTGTTGGACTGAAGAGTCCAATATGTGAACTGAAAACTCTAAGGTCAGtattaaacttattttaaagTATCACACTGGATTTGAAGTGCCATTTCTCTTGagggcttttgtttttgttttttgttttttcagttttatggaAAGACAAATATCTCAGGTCTAAATGCTTTTGGGGGGCTCTTTGTTTCATTTGTCATTAGCACACTGAAAGAAAAATCACaggtaataatttaattaaagttgAAAACCCAGAAATTTTAATCATGTACATCTCTGTTAAAGCTGACTGCACAGACAAATTTctcttagctaaaaaaaaaaatagcatgctAATAGGAAATATTATATCATTGGAATAATGTATTtcaatcac is a window from the Centropristis striata isolate RG_2023a ecotype Rhode Island chromosome 18, C.striata_1.0, whole genome shotgun sequence genome containing:
- the LOC131991080 gene encoding NACHT, LRR and PYD domains-containing protein 12-like, with protein sequence MATPDEEILSILEDLGDEDFEKFKWFLQGKLGGIEAIPKSRLENANRIKTVDQMIQTYSINAIDVARTVKEKINQKLSNPPLKLEEILPRCQPKLKLNLQKKFQCVFEGIAKAGNETLLNDIYTEIYIIEGGNAEVNKEHEVRQIETASRKPDRPETRIRQEDIFKALPGRAKPIRTVLTMGVAGIGKTVLTQKFTLDWAEDKTNQDIHFIFPFTFRELNALKEKTFSLVELVHRFFPETKEAGICRFEEFHVVLIFDGLDERRLPLDFHNTEVLTDVTESTSVDVLLTNLIRGKLLPSARLWITTRPAAANQINTDCVDMETEVRGFTDPQKEEYFRKRFRDEEQAGRIISHIKTSQSLHIMCHIPVFCWISATVLEKLMKTREESELPKTLTEMYIEFLVVQIKLKNVKYDGGSERDPHWSKESRKMIESLGKLAFDQLQKGNLIFYNSDLKECGFDITAASKYSGVFTQVFREESVLYQDRVFCFIHLSVQEFLAALHVQLTFINSAVNLMAEKQSTSRLSKLLRKRLKPRHLYQSAVDKALQSPNGHLDLFLRFLLGLSLETNQRLLQDLLTQTGSGSQTNMETAQYIKKKISEDLSAERSINLFHCLNELNDRSLVEEIQQSLRSGSLSTDELSPAQWSALVFILLSSQTDLDVFDLKKYSASEEALLRLLPVVKASNKALLNNCNLSEESCEALSSVLSSQSSSLRDLDLSSNNLQDSGVQQLAFELRSPNCTLKTFRLTDCNLSERSCEALSSVLSSQSSSLRDLDLSNNNLQDSGVKQLSVGLKSPICELKTLRLTDCNLSERSCEALSSVLSSQSSSLRDLDLSNNNLQDSGVKQLSVGLKSPICELKTLRLTDCNLSERSCEALSSVLSSQSSSLRDLDLSNNNLQDSGVKQLSVGLKSPICELKTLRVTGCNLSERSCEALSSVLSSQSSSLRDLDLSNNNLQDSGVKQLSVGLKSPICELETLSLSGCLISVEGCSSLASALSSNPSHLKELDLSYNHPGDSGEKQLIALREDPHYRLETLRVDHGGEHRLTPGLRKYFCQLTLDTNTVNRNLKLSEKNRKVTRVREDQSYPDHPERFDDWQQLLCRDGLTGRCYWEVEWRGRHVHVAVSYRGISRKGDSDDSVFGFNDQSWSLWCSDDGGYYVWHKKRETRLSSSSSSSSSSSSSSGRIGVYVDCPAGSLSFYRVSSDSLIHLHTFNTTFTEPLYPGFGFGVLSYDSSVSLCGL